The proteins below come from a single Dermacentor albipictus isolate Rhodes 1998 colony chromosome 7, USDA_Dalb.pri_finalv2, whole genome shotgun sequence genomic window:
- the LOC139047838 gene encoding uncharacterized protein, whose amino-acid sequence MKAAMCNNTSLSTPREEGTGKRCVLAVCGVFILFALATVTVVFLLAYQGDSSEVDDAARSNRSGGGDAPPPPEVPVVEEITTTPLPTTLHTQPMRRTTPSTSSTVATPMATVTAMMTASSTVPTTPSARSTTPPPPPPPPLMCSVGATAAAMKPLFPPDNACDIVVFTHVRVFNRTVRAVLSQMSFEAFRNVCATYRQTTCGLSFTSNRVANQLSQRPWPSASTASGPSAALQWDCPSWPRQYTADLFLMMLASHCAHKVATTCMN is encoded by the exons ATGAAGGCCGCAA TGTGCAACAACACCTCCCTTTCCACTCCCAGGGAAGAAGGCACGGGCAAGAGATGCGTGCTCGCCGTGTGCGGCGTGTTCATATTATTCGCACTCGCCACGGTTACCGTGGTGTTCCTGTTGGCCTACCAGGGTGACA GCTCCGAGGTGGACGACGCAGCGCGCAGCAACCGATCTGGCGGTGGTGACGCCCCACCTCCCCCGGAAGTCCCCGTCGTCGAAGAGATAACTACCACA CCCCTCCCCACAACGCTACACACTCAACCTATGAGACGAACGACACCTTCGACCTCCAGCACCGTGGCGACACCGATGGCGACGGTGACTGCGATGATGACGGCGAGCAGCACGGTGCCTACTACGCCCTCGG CCCGATCGACGACGCCACCCCCGCCGCCACCCCCGCCGCTCATGTGCTCGGTGGGCGCGACCGCGGCTGCCATGAAACCGCTGTTTCCGCCCGACAATGCGTGCGACATCGTGGTCTTCACTCACGTGCGGGTCTTCAACAGGACGGTGCGTGCGGTCCTCAGCCAGATGAGCTTCGAGGCGTTCAGGAACGTCTGCGCCACCTATCGGCAGACAACGTGCGGCCTCTCTTTCACCTCGAA CAGAGTAGCAAACCAACTGTCCCAGCGTCCTTGGCCAAGCGCAAGTACAGCGTCGGGACCATCGGCCGCCCTTCAGTGGGACTGTCCCTCTTGGCCTCGCCAATACACTGCAGACTTATTTCTTATGATGTTGGCCTCGCATTGCGCTCATAAAGTGGCTACTACCTGCATGAATTAG